Proteins from a genomic interval of Posidoniimonas polymericola:
- the hemP gene encoding hemin uptake protein HemP: MPNYQRPPSRNELHVPSPPSKPQGSPPLEPKEVDSRQLMEGQRQLIIRHDGQPYRLIITRNNRLILQK, translated from the coding sequence ATGCCAAATTATCAACGCCCACCATCACGCAACGAGCTCCACGTGCCCTCTCCACCTTCAAAGCCGCAGGGGTCGCCCCCGCTTGAGCCCAAAGAAGTCGACAGCAGGCAGCTTATGGAGGGTCAGCGCCAGCTCATCATCCGCCACGATGGTCAGCCCTACCGGCTGATCATCACCCGGAATAACCGGCTGATCCTGCAAAAGTGA
- a CDS encoding pyroglutamyl-peptidase I yields MVKILITAYGPYDDWPENASWLALQAFLRDLPDGVELTTRLYPVDFQTLRSRLEPDLAEGHDAVLHLGQAPGAARIELETIGLNIGRERGAPPSEDFPLASDGPLAYRSGLPLPEWEALLRCNGIPAAVSYHAGEYLCNAALYLTHYFNEQAGRPTSATFLHLPLDTSQVVDQGRDAPSLPAEESARAIRLIIADLQQRRQYVGEQAGIA; encoded by the coding sequence ATGGTAAAGATCCTCATTACGGCCTACGGCCCGTACGACGACTGGCCCGAAAACGCCAGTTGGCTGGCGTTGCAGGCGTTCTTGCGGGATCTCCCTGACGGTGTCGAGCTGACGACGCGGCTCTACCCGGTCGACTTCCAGACGCTGCGGTCCCGGCTCGAGCCGGACCTGGCCGAGGGGCACGACGCCGTCCTTCACCTGGGGCAAGCGCCAGGCGCCGCCCGCATTGAGCTCGAGACAATCGGCCTGAACATCGGCCGCGAGCGAGGAGCCCCGCCGTCGGAGGACTTTCCGCTCGCCAGCGACGGCCCCCTCGCCTACCGCAGTGGGCTGCCGCTGCCCGAGTGGGAGGCCCTGCTACGCTGCAATGGCATCCCGGCGGCGGTCTCGTACCACGCCGGCGAGTACCTCTGCAACGCGGCGCTCTACCTGACCCACTACTTCAACGAACAGGCCGGTCGGCCAACCAGCGCGACCTTCCTGCACCTGCCGCTCGACACCTCGCAGGTGGTCGATCAGGGCCGGGACGCGCCGTCGCTGCCGGCAGAGGAGTCGGCCCGAGCGATCCGGCTGATCATCGCCGACCTTCAGCAGCGGCGCCAGTATGTAGGCGAGCAGGCAGGGATTGCATGA
- the ispD gene encoding 2-C-methyl-D-erythritol 4-phosphate cytidylyltransferase has protein sequence MSSFGVILVAAGGSTRFGDKQYKKPFANLAGRAVWLHSAELFLNRDDVEQLVVVIAEDDREDFDRRFGANRAIMGFDVAIGGQQRADSVAAGLAKIKPSIGFVAVHDAARPCLSAKSVDAVFAEAQRSGAAILAARVSSTLKRATSVDGSPVVEATVSRENLWAAQTPQAFARELLVEAYAQSDAASATDDSQLMERLGRPVSLVENTPLNLKITTKADLKLAEQILKNRPAAKPKVFGHPFADDNLWR, from the coding sequence ATGAGCAGTTTTGGCGTGATTCTAGTCGCCGCGGGTGGCAGCACCCGCTTTGGCGACAAGCAGTACAAGAAGCCCTTCGCAAATCTCGCCGGCCGGGCGGTTTGGCTGCATTCCGCCGAGCTGTTCCTCAACCGCGACGACGTTGAACAGCTAGTGGTCGTGATCGCCGAGGACGACCGCGAGGACTTTGATCGGAGGTTCGGCGCCAACCGGGCCATTATGGGTTTCGACGTCGCGATTGGCGGGCAGCAGCGGGCCGACTCGGTGGCGGCCGGGCTCGCGAAGATCAAGCCGTCGATCGGGTTTGTCGCCGTTCATGACGCAGCCCGGCCCTGCCTGTCCGCCAAGAGCGTCGACGCCGTGTTCGCCGAGGCTCAGCGCAGCGGCGCCGCGATTCTTGCGGCGCGGGTTTCGTCGACGCTCAAGCGGGCCACAAGCGTCGACGGCAGCCCGGTTGTCGAAGCGACGGTCTCGCGAGAGAACCTGTGGGCGGCGCAAACCCCGCAGGCGTTCGCCCGAGAGCTGCTAGTCGAGGCCTACGCCCAGTCCGACGCCGCGTCAGCCACCGACGACTCCCAACTTATGGAGCGCCTCGGCCGGCCGGTCTCGCTGGTCGAGAACACCCCGTTGAACCTAAAGATCACTACCAAGGCCGACCTGAAGCTGGCGGAGCAGATCCTCAAAAACCGACCGGCCGCCAAGCCCAAGGTCTTTGGCCACCCATTTGCCGACGACAACCTGTGGCGCTAA
- a CDS encoding alpha-amylase family glycosyl hydrolase: MGCIPHESGAFFRVWAPHAEAVYLIGSFNNWDEDASPMLREEHGTWSLDSPDAKPGDEYRFLIVNGDQRLSRIDPYAREVTNSVGNGVVHTGEFDWQGDSFELPPFNELVIYEMHIGTFNAGDQDSPGTFALAAKKLSYLKKLGVNAVQLMPLAEFAGDYSWGYNPAHIYAVESAYGGPDGLKRFVRLAHEHGIGVILDVVYNHFGPSDLDIWQFDGWSENGKGGIYFYNDWRSTTPWGDTRPDYGRGEVRAYIHDNARMWLRDYHMDGLRYDMTLYIRTVNGGDEIPEGWSLAQWVNSTLAAEFPKAITIAEDLQNNDWITKPEEFGGAGFNSQWDAGFVHPVRDVVQVADDAHRSMDKVCGALLHRYNHDAFERIIYSESHDEVANGKQRVPSEIDPNDPTGFFAQKRSTLAAMLMFTAPGIPMLFQGQEFLRNGWFDDGNPIDWDQAQEFRGIVRMYHDLINLRLNRDGTTAGLTGQHIAITHVNHLDKVIVFTRWSGDCASNQVLVVMNFANKSWDDYRVGFPGPGPWKVRFNSDAKVYSDEFDDTPADDVTPEGRGWDGLSHSAGLPLAPYSALIFSCEK, from the coding sequence ATGGGCTGCATTCCCCACGAGAGCGGCGCGTTCTTTAGAGTCTGGGCTCCGCACGCAGAGGCCGTCTACCTGATTGGCTCATTCAACAACTGGGACGAAGACGCCAGCCCGATGCTGCGCGAGGAGCACGGCACTTGGAGTCTGGACAGCCCCGACGCCAAGCCGGGTGATGAGTACCGCTTTTTGATTGTCAACGGCGACCAGCGTCTAAGCCGGATTGACCCGTATGCCCGCGAGGTGACCAACTCGGTCGGAAACGGGGTCGTACACACCGGCGAGTTCGACTGGCAGGGGGATAGCTTCGAGCTCCCGCCGTTCAACGAGCTGGTCATCTATGAGATGCACATCGGCACGTTCAACGCCGGCGACCAAGACTCGCCAGGCACGTTTGCGTTGGCCGCCAAGAAGCTCTCGTACCTAAAGAAGCTCGGCGTCAACGCGGTGCAGCTGATGCCGCTTGCGGAGTTTGCCGGCGACTACTCCTGGGGATACAACCCGGCCCACATCTACGCTGTCGAATCGGCCTACGGCGGGCCCGACGGCCTGAAGCGATTCGTGCGGCTAGCCCATGAGCACGGCATCGGCGTGATCCTCGACGTCGTCTACAACCACTTCGGCCCCAGCGACCTCGACATCTGGCAGTTCGACGGCTGGAGCGAGAACGGCAAGGGCGGCATCTACTTCTACAACGACTGGCGGAGCACCACGCCGTGGGGCGACACACGCCCCGACTACGGCCGCGGCGAGGTCCGGGCGTACATCCACGACAACGCACGGATGTGGCTTCGCGACTACCACATGGACGGCCTGCGGTACGACATGACTTTGTACATCCGCACGGTCAACGGTGGCGATGAAATCCCCGAGGGGTGGTCGCTCGCCCAGTGGGTCAATTCGACCCTCGCCGCCGAGTTCCCCAAGGCGATCACTATCGCTGAGGACCTTCAGAACAATGACTGGATCACCAAGCCCGAGGAATTCGGCGGCGCCGGCTTCAACAGCCAGTGGGACGCCGGCTTTGTGCACCCGGTCCGTGACGTGGTGCAAGTCGCCGACGACGCCCACCGGTCGATGGACAAGGTCTGTGGCGCTCTGCTGCACCGCTACAACCACGATGCCTTCGAGCGGATTATCTACAGCGAGTCTCACGACGAGGTCGCCAACGGCAAGCAGCGGGTCCCCTCGGAGATCGACCCGAACGACCCGACCGGGTTTTTTGCGCAGAAGCGATCGACCCTCGCCGCCATGCTGATGTTCACCGCCCCCGGCATCCCGATGCTCTTCCAGGGGCAGGAGTTCCTCCGCAATGGTTGGTTCGACGACGGCAACCCTATCGACTGGGACCAAGCCCAGGAGTTCCGTGGCATCGTCCGGATGTACCACGACCTCATCAACCTGCGACTGAACCGCGACGGCACGACCGCGGGGCTAACCGGTCAGCACATCGCGATCACGCACGTCAATCACCTCGACAAGGTGATCGTGTTCACCCGCTGGTCGGGCGATTGTGCGAGCAACCAGGTGCTGGTGGTGATGAACTTCGCCAACAAAAGCTGGGACGACTACCGCGTCGGCTTCCCAGGACCTGGCCCGTGGAAGGTCCGCTTCAACAGCGACGCCAAGGTCTACAGCGACGAATTCGACGACACCCCGGCCGACGATGTTACGCCGGAAGGGCGGGGGTGGGACGGGCTCTCGCACAGCGCCGGTTTGCCGCTGGCCCCGTACTCGGCGCTGATCTTCTCGTGTGAGAAGTAG
- a CDS encoding aldose epimerase family protein, giving the protein MLKPLLFCLLVVIAMPAPAASVDKSSFGKTSSGEAVDLYTVKNDAGMVIELMTRGATLVSIQVPDRDGKVADVALGFDSVAEYESDKNQYFGTIVGRYGNRITAGKFSLDGKDYQLAANNEGNHLHGGVAESLDKVVWNAESFTGPDGSGVTFTHTSPDGSEGYPGELTVKVVYTLTADNEIRIEYEATTDKPTVINLTNHAYFNLAGAGSDTINDHVLMLNADKYTPGSADSIMTTGEIKSVEGTGLDFRKPTRIGDRVDEYNDSPEIGYDHNLVLNRDGVAAGELVTAAVLTDPESGRQLTVKTTEPGVQFYGGNFLFGQEGKDGKTYAHRSACCLETQHFPDSPNKQGKEGWPSVVLRPGETYTQTCIYSFGVDK; this is encoded by the coding sequence ATGTTGAAACCACTGTTATTTTGCCTGCTCGTCGTTATCGCCATGCCCGCACCCGCTGCTTCTGTTGACAAATCGTCGTTCGGCAAGACCAGCTCGGGCGAGGCGGTCGACCTCTACACCGTCAAGAACGACGCCGGCATGGTGATCGAACTGATGACCCGCGGCGCCACGCTGGTGAGTATTCAGGTCCCCGACCGGGACGGCAAGGTGGCCGACGTGGCGCTCGGCTTCGACTCGGTCGCCGAGTACGAATCCGACAAGAACCAGTACTTCGGCACGATCGTCGGCCGCTACGGCAACCGCATCACCGCCGGCAAATTCTCGCTCGACGGCAAGGACTACCAGCTGGCCGCCAACAACGAGGGCAACCACCTGCACGGCGGCGTCGCAGAAAGCCTCGACAAGGTGGTCTGGAACGCAGAGTCCTTCACCGGGCCCGACGGCTCCGGCGTCACGTTTACCCACACCAGCCCGGACGGCTCGGAGGGCTACCCCGGCGAGCTGACGGTCAAGGTTGTCTACACGCTGACCGCCGACAACGAGATCCGCATCGAGTACGAGGCGACTACCGATAAGCCGACCGTCATCAACCTGACGAACCACGCCTACTTCAACTTGGCGGGCGCCGGGTCCGACACCATCAACGACCACGTCCTGATGCTGAACGCCGACAAGTACACGCCCGGCAGCGCCGACTCGATCATGACCACCGGCGAGATCAAGTCGGTCGAGGGCACGGGCCTCGACTTCCGCAAGCCGACCCGCATTGGCGACCGCGTCGACGAGTACAACGACTCGCCCGAGATCGGCTACGACCACAACCTAGTGCTCAACCGTGACGGCGTCGCCGCGGGCGAACTGGTTACCGCGGCCGTGCTGACCGACCCCGAGTCAGGCCGGCAGCTGACGGTGAAAACCACCGAGCCGGGCGTGCAGTTCTACGGCGGCAACTTCCTGTTCGGTCAGGAGGGCAAGGACGGCAAAACCTACGCTCACCGCAGCGCCTGTTGCCTGGAGACCCAGCACTTCCCGGACTCGCCCAATAAGCAAGGCAAGGAAGGCTGGCCCAGCGTGGTGCTCCGCCCTGGTGAGACCTACACTCAAACCTGCATCTACTCGTTCGGCGTGGACAAGTAG
- a CDS encoding ribulokinase: MTARYAIGVDYGTNSVRALVVDASDGREVAAHVYEYPSGDAGILLDPKDPNLARQSPADYLEGFRVSVREAVKAAAAEDSGFSPEAVVGLGVDTTGSTPIPVDANGTALSLLEEHKENLASYAWLWKDHTSHAEAEEITRVAQERGEPYLAKCGGVYSSEWYWSKILHCLRTEPKVAAAAASWVELADYIPAYATGNTDPATLTRCICAAGHKAMYNTDWGGLPSADFLDALEPGLSRYRYETAAVPSDQAAGQLCLEVAKEIGLPAGIPVAAGAFDAHMGAVGAGCGDGVLVKIMGTSTCDCVPAPLDANLPDIPGLCGVVPESILPGKYGLEAGQSAVGDIFNWFVRRLSPAEYGNDGAAHVKLTEDAAQLKPGESGLVALDWNNGNRTVLVDPRLTGLLIGQTLHTTAPEVYRALVEATAFGALTIIRRFEEYGVEVKEVINCGGIAEKNAFVMQVYADVCNRPMKVSRSAQTCALGAAIFGAVVGGAYQDVPSAQAAMTGVKETVYEPIAENVAVYERLYVVYKLLHDAFGGQIGAADLGGVMKDLIAIRQSARKG, from the coding sequence ATGACGGCTCGTTATGCAATCGGAGTAGACTACGGCACTAACAGCGTCCGGGCCCTGGTGGTTGACGCCTCCGATGGTCGTGAGGTCGCGGCCCACGTTTACGAATACCCTAGCGGCGACGCCGGTATCTTACTGGATCCGAAGGACCCGAACCTGGCCCGCCAGAGCCCGGCCGACTACCTGGAGGGGTTCCGCGTTTCGGTCCGCGAGGCGGTCAAGGCCGCCGCGGCAGAGGACAGCGGCTTCTCGCCCGAGGCGGTCGTGGGTCTCGGCGTCGACACGACCGGCTCCACGCCGATCCCGGTCGACGCCAACGGCACGGCGCTGTCGCTGCTGGAGGAGCACAAGGAGAATCTCGCCTCGTACGCGTGGTTGTGGAAGGACCACACCTCGCACGCCGAGGCCGAAGAGATCACCCGCGTCGCCCAGGAGCGGGGCGAGCCCTACCTGGCGAAGTGCGGCGGCGTCTACTCGTCGGAGTGGTACTGGTCAAAGATCTTGCACTGCCTGCGGACCGAGCCCAAGGTGGCCGCGGCCGCGGCGAGCTGGGTCGAGCTGGCCGACTACATCCCGGCCTACGCCACCGGCAACACCGACCCGGCCACGCTCACTCGCTGCATCTGCGCGGCCGGCCACAAGGCGATGTACAACACCGATTGGGGCGGCCTGCCGTCGGCCGATTTCCTCGATGCGCTCGAGCCCGGGCTGTCGAGGTACCGCTACGAAACCGCGGCCGTGCCGTCCGACCAGGCCGCCGGTCAACTCTGCCTTGAAGTCGCCAAGGAGATCGGCCTGCCGGCTGGCATCCCGGTCGCCGCCGGAGCGTTCGACGCCCATATGGGCGCGGTTGGCGCCGGCTGCGGTGACGGCGTGTTGGTCAAGATCATGGGCACCAGCACCTGCGACTGCGTCCCCGCGCCGCTCGACGCCAACCTGCCGGACATCCCGGGCCTGTGCGGCGTGGTCCCCGAGTCGATCCTGCCGGGCAAGTACGGGCTCGAGGCGGGCCAGTCGGCCGTAGGCGATATCTTCAACTGGTTCGTGCGTCGACTCTCGCCCGCCGAGTACGGCAACGACGGCGCCGCCCACGTCAAGCTGACCGAGGACGCCGCCCAGCTGAAGCCGGGCGAGTCGGGCCTCGTCGCGCTCGACTGGAACAACGGCAACCGGACGGTGCTAGTCGACCCACGGCTGACCGGACTGCTGATCGGTCAGACGCTGCACACTACCGCTCCGGAGGTCTACCGGGCGCTGGTCGAGGCCACTGCGTTCGGCGCTCTGACCATCATCCGCCGCTTCGAGGAGTACGGGGTGGAGGTCAAGGAAGTGATCAACTGCGGCGGGATCGCCGAGAAGAACGCCTTCGTGATGCAGGTCTACGCGGACGTCTGCAACCGGCCGATGAAGGTCAGCCGCTCGGCCCAGACCTGCGCCCTAGGGGCCGCGATTTTCGGCGCCGTTGTGGGCGGCGCCTACCAAGACGTCCCGTCGGCCCAGGCCGCCATGACCGGAGTCAAAGAGACTGTCTACGAGCCGATTGCCGAAAACGTAGCGGTTTATGAGCGGCTCTACGTCGTTTACAAGCTGCTGCACGACGCCTTTGGAGGGCAGATCGGGGCCGCCGATCTGGGGGGCGTCATGAAGGACCTGATCGCTATCCGACAATCGGCCAGGAAGGGCTGA
- a CDS encoding succinylglutamate desuccinylase/aspartoacylase family protein: MAHRNEPLNVVGVVTPPGVSQRAELQVSRMPTGTTLSVPLQVVNGSKPGPVMWISAAVHGDELNGIEIVRRVLERVKPKQLAGALIAAPLVNVFGFIGQSRYLPDRRDLNRSFPGAATGSLASRLAQKFMSEVVTHCQFGIDLHTGSHYRTNLPQIRANLEDEQTRACAEAFGAPVVMHSQTRDGSLRHAATRRGIPVLLYEAGEPMRFDEDAITKGVNGVLRVMSKLGMRSRKTPLKPFGGVQVQSSVWARAKRGGILRLSVQLGQRVSRKEPLGVIADVFGAEERVVTSPIAGIVIGFTTNPLVHQGDAVIHIAQTASGGAPEAAT; encoded by the coding sequence ATGGCCCACCGGAACGAACCCCTGAACGTGGTTGGCGTCGTGACCCCCCCGGGCGTGAGCCAGCGGGCAGAGCTGCAGGTCTCGCGGATGCCGACCGGCACGACCCTCTCCGTGCCGCTGCAGGTGGTGAATGGCTCGAAGCCCGGGCCCGTAATGTGGATCAGCGCCGCGGTGCACGGCGACGAGCTGAACGGCATCGAAATCGTCCGGCGGGTGCTGGAGCGGGTCAAGCCGAAGCAGCTCGCCGGAGCGCTGATCGCCGCCCCGCTGGTCAACGTGTTCGGTTTTATCGGGCAATCCCGCTACCTGCCGGACCGCCGCGACCTCAACCGGTCGTTCCCCGGGGCGGCCACTGGATCGCTGGCCAGCCGGCTCGCCCAGAAGTTTATGAGCGAGGTCGTGACCCACTGCCAATTCGGCATCGACCTGCACACCGGGTCGCACTACCGCACCAACCTGCCCCAGATCCGGGCCAACCTCGAAGACGAGCAGACCCGCGCCTGCGCCGAGGCGTTCGGAGCCCCCGTAGTGATGCACTCGCAAACCCGCGACGGCAGCCTGCGGCACGCGGCGACCAGACGCGGCATCCCGGTTCTGCTCTACGAGGCCGGCGAGCCGATGCGGTTCGACGAGGACGCCATCACCAAGGGGGTCAACGGGGTGTTGCGGGTGATGTCGAAGCTCGGTATGCGTTCCCGCAAGACGCCGCTCAAGCCGTTCGGCGGGGTGCAAGTCCAAAGCAGCGTCTGGGCCCGCGCCAAGCGGGGCGGCATCCTGCGGCTGTCGGTGCAGTTGGGGCAGCGGGTGTCACGCAAAGAGCCGCTCGGCGTGATAGCCGACGTGTTTGGCGCGGAGGAGCGGGTCGTGACCTCGCCGATCGCCGGGATCGTCATTGGCTTCACCACCAACCCGCTTGTCCATCAGGGCGACGCCGTGATCCACATCGCGCAGACCGCGTCCGGCGGCGCCCCCGAGGCGGCAACGTAA
- a CDS encoding RbsD/FucU domain-containing protein, which produces MLTSGILNPQINSLLSRVRHTNTLVIADRGFPYWPQIETIDISLVDDIPTVLEVLRAVRAGCVFGRVAMAQEFFDHNDQPTRSAFDAALEGLPLTRQPHEAFKRRVPNAIGLIRTGDTTQYANMVLESA; this is translated from the coding sequence ATGCTCACCTCAGGCATCCTGAATCCCCAGATCAACTCGCTGCTGAGCCGCGTTCGGCACACCAACACGCTGGTGATCGCCGACCGGGGCTTCCCGTACTGGCCGCAGATCGAGACGATCGACATCTCGCTGGTTGACGACATCCCCACCGTCCTCGAAGTGCTCCGGGCCGTGCGGGCGGGGTGCGTGTTTGGACGGGTGGCGATGGCCCAGGAGTTCTTTGACCACAACGACCAGCCAACGCGTTCTGCGTTCGATGCCGCCCTCGAGGGCCTCCCGCTGACCCGTCAGCCGCACGAGGCATTCAAGCGACGCGTGCCGAACGCCATCGGCCTGATCCGCACCGGCGACACGACTCAGTACGCCAATATGGTGCTCGAATCGGCTTGA
- a CDS encoding ATPase, T2SS/T4P/T4SS family: MVSCSKRTVRLLFLFLATLGMLDQWYFEIGDGQVYGPFSLDKLRKWAESGDLMPTHRVRHAESDEWVIAAYVKGLELTTAAPEVKPAEPADGVKRSRGPLSLSRKAKTKAAPPVEHKEPPAASLPTNATDACREILNAAIERRASDIHIDPEESIVLVQLRVDGVLEVFRKYPKDLHPAVLGRFKVLSNMDIAEKRMAQDGRFTFEYGDKGQQVDIRAACLPTTQGERLTLRLLATEAGRLTLNRLGMSEQGRAVFASELTQRQGMILLTGPTGAGKSTTLYAALKHRLANRPGRIITVEDPVEYDMVGVSQVEVDTADKVAFGTVLRNILRSDPDVIMIGEMRDYESASTGVKAALTGHLVLSSLHTNSAAGAATRLIDLGVEPFLVAATVRLSVAQRLVRRLCMRCRKPRELTALESESLGRSGVKGVTVYDPGGCQECGGRGYHGRVGVFELMVVDDRIKKLINDHASESDIRDATPESGGSLLIDDAVEKLLKGLTSYEEVMTLGPF; encoded by the coding sequence TTGGTATCTTGTAGCAAGCGGACCGTCCGGCTCCTGTTCCTTTTCCTCGCGACGCTCGGCATGCTCGACCAGTGGTATTTTGAGATCGGCGACGGCCAGGTCTACGGCCCGTTCTCACTCGACAAGCTCCGCAAGTGGGCCGAGTCTGGCGACCTGATGCCGACGCACCGGGTCCGCCATGCGGAGTCCGACGAGTGGGTCATCGCCGCCTACGTGAAGGGGCTCGAGCTCACCACCGCCGCCCCCGAAGTCAAGCCGGCCGAACCGGCCGACGGCGTCAAGCGGAGCCGCGGCCCGCTCAGCCTGTCCCGCAAGGCGAAGACCAAGGCGGCGCCGCCAGTCGAGCACAAGGAGCCGCCGGCGGCGTCCCTGCCTACCAACGCCACCGATGCGTGCCGCGAGATCCTCAACGCCGCGATCGAGCGCCGCGCGTCCGACATCCATATCGACCCGGAAGAGAGCATCGTTCTAGTGCAGCTCCGAGTCGACGGCGTCCTGGAGGTGTTCCGCAAGTATCCCAAGGACCTGCACCCAGCGGTGCTCGGGCGCTTCAAGGTGCTTTCGAACATGGACATCGCCGAAAAGCGGATGGCGCAGGACGGCCGCTTCACCTTCGAGTACGGCGACAAGGGCCAGCAGGTCGACATCCGCGCCGCTTGCCTGCCGACCACGCAAGGCGAGCGGCTCACGCTGCGGCTGCTGGCGACCGAGGCGGGACGGCTGACGCTCAACCGGCTGGGGATGTCCGAGCAGGGCCGCGCCGTGTTCGCGTCGGAGCTCACGCAGCGGCAGGGAATGATCCTGCTTACCGGCCCGACCGGCGCCGGCAAGAGCACCACGCTGTACGCCGCGCTCAAGCACCGGCTGGCCAACCGCCCCGGCCGGATCATCACGGTCGAGGACCCGGTCGAGTACGACATGGTGGGCGTCTCGCAGGTCGAGGTCGACACGGCCGACAAGGTCGCCTTCGGAACCGTCCTGAGGAACATCCTCCGCAGTGACCCCGACGTGATCATGATTGGCGAGATGCGCGACTACGAGTCGGCGTCAACCGGCGTCAAGGCGGCGCTCACCGGCCACCTGGTGCTGAGCTCGCTGCACACCAACTCGGCGGCGGGCGCCGCGACCCGGCTGATCGACCTGGGCGTCGAGCCGTTCCTGGTGGCCGCCACGGTGCGGCTGTCGGTCGCCCAACGGCTGGTCCGCCGCCTGTGCATGCGGTGCCGCAAACCCCGCGAGCTTACCGCACTCGAGTCCGAGTCGCTGGGGCGGTCGGGCGTCAAGGGCGTCACGGTGTATGACCCTGGTGGCTGCCAAGAGTGCGGCGGGCGGGGCTACCACGGCCGGGTCGGCGTGTTCGAGCTGATGGTCGTCGACGACAGAATCAAGAAACTGATCAACGACCACGCCAGCGAGTCAGACATCCGCGACGCCACCCCTGAGTCCGGTGGCTCCCTGCTCATCGACGACGCGGTCGAGAAGCTGCTGAAGGGACTCACAAGTTACGAAGAAGTGATGACGCTTGGCCCCTTCTAG